The proteins below come from a single Tenuifilum thalassicum genomic window:
- a CDS encoding tetratricopeptide repeat protein codes for MNRKLFTLFIASIVILAGGCASKKYAKKGMKFEQAGLWQQATDAYFRSLMAKRDNINAIVGLKRAGQRVLDEQSLEVIKAYENDDLKGTVYKYIDAEDLKNKASAFGVELSISNIATDYYKDAKPKYIEKIYSEAQRYMDEERFKEAEQLLSEIKKLQPDYGNVKDMLKVSKCEPLYREAKEFMSASFYRKAYNNLDKIIREYNNYKDARELRDEALEQATITIKVSNFKTGSRNAQNITKSVQAEVTSSLNELKTPFIKVIDTENTDKIIEEQHRSISTGSELEIGKLLSAKAILNGEVSILELKPGRLKKTRKKGFLREETKVKDPKTGDTKINVSYKKVYYYEYSQSNSVTIALKYQLTSTETGAVLVTDYVRSNQSDFIEYATFDGPKDKLVPGYWEKIDVKTDKDVINDNTPDVRRLQEKLNSRREITSMASLISKAINDIGDRVANKIGSYNPEE; via the coding sequence CTTTTTATTGCTTCAATAGTAATATTAGCAGGAGGTTGCGCCTCAAAAAAATATGCAAAAAAGGGGATGAAGTTTGAGCAGGCTGGATTATGGCAACAAGCAACGGATGCTTACTTCCGTTCTCTAATGGCAAAACGAGACAATATCAACGCTATTGTTGGCCTTAAACGTGCAGGACAACGCGTGCTAGATGAACAGTCGCTTGAAGTAATTAAGGCATACGAAAACGACGATCTTAAAGGAACTGTATATAAATACATCGATGCTGAGGATTTAAAAAATAAGGCTTCAGCTTTTGGGGTTGAGCTGTCCATTTCTAACATTGCCACCGACTATTATAAAGATGCAAAGCCTAAATATATTGAGAAGATTTATTCGGAAGCTCAAAGGTATATGGACGAGGAGAGGTTCAAAGAAGCAGAGCAGCTCCTTTCGGAGATAAAGAAGTTACAACCCGATTACGGCAATGTTAAGGACATGCTAAAAGTATCGAAATGCGAACCTCTTTACCGTGAAGCAAAAGAATTTATGAGTGCCTCATTCTACCGTAAAGCGTATAATAATCTCGATAAAATCATTCGTGAATATAATAACTACAAAGACGCCCGTGAGTTACGTGATGAAGCCCTAGAACAAGCTACAATTACCATCAAAGTTTCGAACTTTAAAACGGGCTCGAGAAATGCTCAAAACATTACTAAAAGTGTACAAGCTGAAGTGACTAGTAGTTTAAATGAGCTTAAAACCCCATTTATTAAAGTAATTGACACCGAAAACACAGATAAAATTATTGAAGAACAGCACAGAAGTATTTCTACTGGTTCAGAGCTAGAAATTGGAAAACTTTTATCGGCCAAAGCCATACTAAACGGCGAGGTAAGCATCTTGGAGTTAAAGCCTGGTAGGTTGAAAAAGACACGCAAAAAAGGCTTCTTACGAGAAGAGACTAAAGTTAAGGACCCAAAAACTGGAGATACAAAGATAAATGTTAGCTACAAAAAAGTTTACTACTACGAGTATAGTCAGAGTAACAGCGTAACAATTGCTTTGAAATATCAGCTCACCTCAACCGAAACGGGTGCAGTATTGGTAACTGACTATGTGAGAAGCAACCAGTCCGATTTTATTGAATACGCCACATTTGATGGTCCAAAGGACAAACTTGTACCGGGTTACTGGGAAAAGATAGATGTTAAAACCGATAAAGATGTTATAAACGATAACACCCCCGATGTTCGTAGGTTA